TCTCATTCTATTTTAGCTTCTTTCGGTCTTCTGTCAAGCTTCAGAAAGATGGAGAACGAAACTGCAAATCAAAAGCGATGCTTTAAGCTGTTTGGTGTTCTAATTTCAGAGCAAAATCAACATCAAGAGGAATCTGAGGTTGAAGTTCATCGGAGGAAAGACAGAGCGCCACGTGCAGCGCAAGTTAAAGGTACATGATTGACAAGCTTTGTGATTGAATTGAAGACTGACAGAGTGACTGATGtttgtgttttgattatatattttggttgaattaatAATCAGTGAAGAGATGGACGGAGGAGGAACATCAGAATTTTCTAAGTGGGTTGAAATATTGTGGAAAAGGAGATTGGAAAGGAATTTCAAAGTACTTTGTGCCCACCAGGACTCCAACACAGGTGGCCAGCCATGCCCAGAAGTATTTTATTGCACAAGCTTCAACTTACAGGAGGAATTATAGATCAAGCATATTTGATTTGCCACTCAATCAATCTGTAATTTTGCTAACTCTGACTCAATATATGAATCAATTTTGCAAGCAGAAAAGCCAATCAGTTACACTAAAtatctgaattttttttacagGTACAATCCCCGGAAACGATGAACGGAGTCCGGGAAGTACCGAGACACCATTGCCATAATGTGATGGGGCAATGAATAATGCGAGAAGAGCTTATGCAGTCATGGCTACGCATGGCTGACTATGCACTCACCAAGTTACTCAAAAgggtaaaatataattgaaaggCTCAAGAGAAGATACAGTGTTGTTTCGAATTTCCTGAGTTGCATGATCAGAATTAGAGATTCCATTTATTCTGTTCTAAATATATACTAACAGGGTTAATACAATCAATAAAGAAGTAGATTAGAAACTATTgatgtaaatattttaaagcTAATGACAGTCTTGTTTCCAGcttatcttaaaatttactaatCCATATATATTTACTGTATATAACgtgattgaaattttaaattaaagataagtcAATACTCATGACAATAATGTCCCAATGTGAATGTAGATGGTTAATCATACAACATAATTAGTtgcaattaaaatgaaattatggTTTGAGTCCGATACAATGGTTGAGAGTTTGATCATTATACCTTAAGATTTATGAGTTCAACTAATCCGGCTGGATTccctaatttgaaaaaaaaaagtaacaaaatgGTGATTGATCAAATGCAAAAATCCAATGCAATCTTGGATAATATagttattgctttttttttttttttaaagtaacaAGAACCACATTCGAAGTAGATTTCTATTGTTATGGAATTGAACTAATCACATTAGATAggataaattttaagtttaatgaCCGATCTTATAAATACTAAAGTAGATAattcaaaagtttaaatttgatatgtcACTTGAACCCagatttttttatacataaagtaTTCTCTTACACCATTCAACAATGCTTTGGGGGTAACTTTTATCAAATCAGTAATTTAAGCATATCTCCTCTTTCGCCATTCAAGTACGCCTTAGAGGTGGCTTTCATCATATCAGTAATTTAATCATGATtcagaaaagaaaatgtgtcgtattaagagataatttttttggctattttttgATCTTATAAAGAAGTAAAGTCTCAAACTAAGAATATTATTAACGtatagataatattattaacatatattataagCATCATCTAATTGTTCTTTTAAGGTAGATAAATTCTTGTTGTGCAGGGTATGTTCTAGTTAagtaataaaatgaaaaattgcgTACCCGAAAACGAAaacttttccttctttctttcttttttttatttcttaaagatGTCAATCAATCTATTTATGTCAAGATTTGAAATAAAAGCGTAAAACAAGATATGGAAAGAAATCAAgctaaagaaagaaagaaacttgagtaacataattaaatttcaagtttttacttcaattaatttatcatattctttTAACAACAACATTTGCGGGGTCCAATTCTCCAAGATACCAAATTTGGAGGAGATGGGTTTATTtgcataattatatttgtttatttataggCAACGACGGATTGCACATACTTGCGCGACATCATCAGACTACTTTGACTAGACAACGGGTGGTTGCCTTGTCAGGAAACCATCAGAGAAGAAAAGAGGTTGTTAGTGATAGGGTTGATGATGTATTAGAGTGATTCGTTGGAAAAAATAATCATCGAAAAgaaataatgtattttttaagggtttaagtatattgttttgaattttaaaagaatgACTATTAACCTTAAAATATAGATATCTTAAATGATAGggtgaaaaaataactttttaaaaattaagttaggaaaaattgatatttttcaaaactaaaatgaaaaaataagataaatttttttctttaaataaaattaataaatgacatttttacacCTAGTACTAATTACGAAATTTAACAGATtgataggtatttaaatttttaaaacttcttACATAAAAGTTCTGGGAGGAATACActaaagtttgggtgggaataagtcttttggctttaaGTAAACTGTCAAGTCAATCGGTTGccttcaatatttttctttttgtacaaCTATGATTAAGATCATAAATTCTACCCATGTATCAGATTAAGTTCATTCTTAAATTATCTATTAAACTCATAATCAAGTTTAACTGAGATATATTAAGTTAATAGGCTTATATTTCAATGCTCAAATCCTTTTACCCACGGGGAAGCCACCAAgttcttttaatcttttttatttatatttgtagatTCTATAGCTTTATTAGGCCTTAttacttcaaatttttatcatcgAAATTACATTTTGCCTAAGCCCCAGCAGTCATTATAAATTGCTTTGCGTCAAAGCACTTTCCCGCTGCAGTTTCTCTATTCTCATCCCTCAAGCCAACGCTTTCCCCTTCAAAAACCGGAAATGGCTTCTGTTTACCATACCCTCCTTGAGAGACTTCTTCTTCAGCTGTTGGGTTATTTTGCAGATAAGCGGGAGTTAAAACGGAGTTGAGGTTGCCATTAGTGATAAAGCTTAACCGGTGCATTTTATAACCGGAGAAAATCAAGAAGACACAATGTTGTATTAAAAATGAAACAGAAGTCATTGAACAATGCCTTGTTTTATCTTCAATGCCTTGTTTTATCTTCAATCTCTAAACTAACAGAAGACATTAACACGACATTTCAGGTTTTCAAAGCGTAACggataaaacaatattgatacatcaaatcttgggtggaaataagtcttttagccttttaaTTATCCCCTCTATAAAACAATGCAGGAAGACCCGCGACAGCTAGGAAAATGtaaactcaaaaaattaaaatgatattaccAGTGCGCCAAACTTTGACGGGGAacacaaatttaacaaaacatcaGTAGTTGCTGGCAGCTAACATAGAAGaatatgatgatgataataataataataataattgaataacATTCACTACTATCAAGCAACACATCATTTGTACAGGCCATTTAATAGAAATATGAACTGAAAGAATGAAATTTCACGATAAGTTACAGATCAACTTAAAAGAGCAAATCATTCATATGGTTCATGGGGTAAGGAGACTCTTCTCTGATCCCTGGAGAGCAACTGAGAAAAGCTACCCTATATTAATCCATGCCATGGAGGATCAAACTACAACAAACTAAGTTGAGCAGCAGCCAGATTTCTGGTTAACAGGTTGTCCTTTAATCTGCACTGTTGGTGGCCTTGCGTTGTTCATTGCAGGTTGACTTGCCATCCTGTAACAACAAATTACAGGCAAATCATTCATATAAGAAACCACAAACAAACATTTGACCATATCAAATAGGGATGTAAAAATTTGCAAAAGACCGTCACATCCAAATAGTTTTTTCTAAGATTGTCACACTTGAAAGGATTAAAAGCAcaatgatttatattatatatatacctgCTTTTAATGTCAGCAGTCATGGCCATAAATGCCTGCTCCACAttagtagaatcctttgcactGGTCTCCATGAAGGGGATGCCAATTTCATCAGCAAATGCCTTTgaattttagtgaaaaaaaagaaaaagctataCGGTCAATCAAGTCTCCCATAGGTGTGTAAAAGAAATATGCCAACATTAGTAAGAGAGCAACAATTTACCTTGGCTGTTTCATAAGACACAACCTTCTTATCAGTGAGGTCAGACTTGTTTCCAACTAGAAGCTTGTTCACATTCTCACTTGCATATCGATCAATTTCATTCAACCACTGCTTAACATTGTTGAAACTCTCTTGGTCTGTAACATCATAAACTATCTGCCACACATCCGTCAGCGTCAATATATGATGAATCAGTTATGATAGCAGAACACAATGACAATGGAActaaaaacaaactcaaaagatAACACTCACTATTATGCCATGAGCCCCACGGTAGTAGCTGCTAGTTATTGTCCTGAATCTTTCTTGTCCTGCAGTGTCCCACTGAATGTTTCAAACCAGAACCGACAAAAAAGGATCATTAGCTGTATGAAAATAACAGTAAGAAACATAAGATAAGACACTGATGAGTACCGATCAAACACACAAGGatcaatttaaaattcattaaaaaaattgagaacTTGCCAAAATCCCACCTAGACAGTGTTCTAAATCATCAACAATTCCAAGAAACACAAATAAGAATAAGAAGGCCTCACAATTTGAAGTTTAACAGTCTTGCCATCTTGCTCTACAGTGCGAATTTTCTACAAAACAGAAATACATATCATAACGGAATTGTATACTTcaaatcaagataatatttagTTGAATACACAGCTTATTGATGCTTACAAAGTCAACTCCAATTGTGCTAATGTAACTGTCCAGGTATGAATCATCCTGCATAAGAGTGACAGATCAGAATAAAAGTTAGTACATGCATATGAAATAAACTCTACAAAATCAGATAGAGTGCACTAGGTTTCTTCATTAACAGCAACCAAAacacttttaattaattgttttcaaTTAATCACTGGAGGCACAAAAAAACATCCAACATATGACTGGTACATATGACAAATTAGATATTACACATAGTATGGAAGTTTGATCTACCCTATCTATAGTGAGCAGCATGTATATACCAAAAGAAGCACAGCATCTCATTTTCATtgatcatattaaaatatagtaaaataataaataagcaCTGGTTTTCATGCTACAGCAGAAAATGCAGCAAGCCAAACAAAAATGCAACAAGCATCTCATTCGGTTCTCCCTtactttttaaataaacaagaaaacttttttgaaaagtgaccaaAGATACTTTCTGTATCTCAACTGAGATACATGcactactaaaaaaataaaaaggtagataaagtttaaaaaagctCTTAAAGAAGGAAAAGACAACCTATGCTAGAATAGCAGAGACAATAATCAAAGGAGATAAGTGAATGTAAGTGATTATCATTATATAAGCTTACAGCAAATCTCAGGAGAAGACACGATTTGCCAACACCGGAATCTCCAATCAGCAAAAGCTTGAACAAATAGTCACTgcacaaaatattaaaaaatatattcaacttaACAGTACTCAGTATGAGAATAAAAGAACTCTAAATACTTTCTTCCcaaccaaatttatattttcgtGCAAACTATAAGCCTGATAAGGCTGAACGAGCATGAA
The genomic region above belongs to Mangifera indica cultivar Alphonso chromosome 15, CATAS_Mindica_2.1, whole genome shotgun sequence and contains:
- the LOC123197240 gene encoding ras-related protein RABD2a-like; its protein translation is MNPEYDYLFKLLLIGDSGVGKSCLLLRFADDSYLDSYISTIGVDFKIRTVEQDGKTVKLQIWDTAGQERFRTITSSYYRGAHGIIIVYDVTDQESFNNVKQWLNEIDRYASENVNKLLVGNKSDLTDKKVVSYETAKAFADEIGIPFMETSAKDSTNVEQAFMAMTADIKSRMASQPAMNNARPPTVQIKGQPVNQKSGCCST
- the LOC123197173 gene encoding transcription factor MYBS3-like encodes the protein MENETANQKRCFKLFGVLISEQNQHQEESEVEVHRRKDRAPRAAQVKVKRWTEEEHQNFLSGLKYCGKGDWKGISKYFVPTRTPTQVASHAQKYFIAQASTYRRNYRSSIFDLPLNQSVQSPETMNGVREVPRHHCHNVMGQ